The following are encoded in a window of Caldicellulosiruptor danielii genomic DNA:
- a CDS encoding HD domain-containing protein, protein MRIIALVHDLGHAPFSHASEELLPDGFSHEDYTHMIVTQTEVADCISEIGEWFKKQYGEEYDITPELISSIYKGENIENPDFIFLKKFMDSELDCDKMDYLLRDSLYCGVSYGKFDLERLINTFTVWENEEGVLYLAIEKGGMHAFEEFVLARYFMFTQVYFHKTRGFLDNALLYFLKGVLPNGKYPEDIQEFLKYDDIYVLELMKQNIKQNEWAERILKRKILSKVYETPVHTSEKDRQIFNLIKNNLVERIGEEYFILDSADKLVHQMPVRYELDSEKAIPVITENDKKVIPVSVASEVIRKMTEPINIKRIYVYEDKKEEAIKIVSEMMEKMSK, encoded by the coding sequence GTTCATGATTTGGGACATGCACCATTTTCTCATGCTTCAGAAGAGCTTTTGCCGGATGGTTTTTCACATGAAGACTATACCCATATGATAGTAACACAAACAGAAGTTGCTGATTGTATTAGTGAGATTGGGGAATGGTTTAAAAAGCAATATGGTGAGGAGTATGATATTACACCAGAATTGATATCTTCCATATATAAAGGAGAAAACATAGAAAATCCTGATTTTATATTTCTGAAGAAGTTTATGGATAGCGAACTCGATTGTGATAAAATGGATTATTTATTACGAGACTCATTATATTGTGGAGTTAGTTATGGAAAATTTGATTTAGAAAGGCTTATTAATACTTTCACTGTTTGGGAAAATGAAGAAGGAGTGCTTTACCTTGCTATTGAAAAAGGTGGAATGCATGCTTTCGAAGAGTTTGTTCTTGCAAGATATTTTATGTTTACCCAAGTTTATTTTCATAAAACAAGAGGGTTTTTAGATAATGCTCTTTTGTATTTTTTAAAAGGAGTGCTTCCAAATGGAAAGTATCCAGAAGATATTCAAGAATTTTTGAAGTATGATGATATTTATGTGTTAGAACTTATGAAACAAAATATAAAACAAAATGAATGGGCAGAACGAATTTTAAAAAGAAAGATACTAAGCAAAGTCTATGAAACTCCTGTTCATACTTCTGAAAAAGATCGACAAATTTTCAACTTAATTAAAAACAACTTAGTGGAAAGGATTGGCGAAGAATATTTTATTTTAGATTCAGCCGATAAACTTGTACATCAAATGCCAGTGAGGTATGAGCTTGATAGCGAGAAAGCAATTCCTGTGATTACTGAAAATGACAAAAAAGTGATACCAGTTAGTGTTGCCTCTGAAGTTATAAGAAAAATGACAGAGCCTATAAACATAAAAAGAATATACGTTTATGAAGATAAGAAAGAAGAAGCAATAAAAATTGTGAGTGAGATGATGGAAAAAATGAGTAAATAA